One Drosophila kikkawai strain 14028-0561.14 chromosome 3L, DkikHiC1v2, whole genome shotgun sequence genomic window carries:
- the LOC108082969 gene encoding uncharacterized protein: MSKLDDLLSKKKTVVPVLDLSRSNIQTIEEFKRLFEKVPDYKMRPVKVRAEEIKIREKDYAFKMPKKEMRKLMRSNGEREALYTYADPVPGEMKDVVLMELCAVPIDWKMLTTLRPKNKQEEEYFSRMVEMGKLELKTEARDRREFALNNCVKKIKNKSGIVETRLMTCESCGEEMCCGKTCGDFNYDLYIRVEARVVKPKPAAVSSNKAKLNGRKKSSVGGTKIKVKKSSNKTS, from the exons ATGAGCAAACTCGACGATTTGCTGTCCAAAAAGAAGACGGTGGTGCCCGTACTGGACCTCAGTAGGAGCAATATCCAGACCATCGAAGAGTTCAAGCGGCTTTTTGAAAAGGTGCCCGACTATAAGATGCGACCAGTCAAAGTGCGCGCCGAGGAAATCAAAATCCGGGAAAAAGACTATGCCTTCAAAATGCCCAAAAAGGAGATGCGTAAGCTTATGAGAAGCAATGGCGAGCGAGAGGCACTCTACACCTACGCAGATCCCGTGCCTGGTGAGATGAAGGATGTGGTGCTCATGGAGCTATGCGCGGTGCCCATCGATTGGAAAATGTTGACCACATTGCGACCCAAGAACAaacaggaggaggagtacTTCAGCCGTATGGTTGAAATGGGAAAGCTGGAGCTGAAGACAGAGGCACGGGATCGTAGGGAGTTTGCCCTGAACAACTGCGTCAAGAAGATCAAGAACAAGTCGGGCATTGTGGAGACACGCCTGATGACCTGCGAGTCCTGTGGCGAGGAAATGTGTTGCG gCAAGACATGCGGGGACTTTAACTACGATTTGTACATCCGGGTGGAGGCCAGGGTGGTTAAGCCCAAGCCCGCTGCTGTATCCTCCAACAAGGCCAAGTTAAATGGCCGAAAGAAGTCGTCGGTGGGCGGAACCAAGATCAAGGTTAAGAAATCCTCAAACAAGACCAgttaa
- the IRSp53 gene encoding uncharacterized protein IRSp53, whose amino-acid sequence MEAEEVTKLVDGVYRNILDRFNPGARQLIAAGKSYLKALHGAATASRLFNEALAKIAMNAQQSGTGDIGSALMSVVNVNKEIQEQQMNILKAFYVDLLVPLETNLEKDTKVVQHEQKKFLQQHKVRMESYQKAVSTMKKQRKKKATPENTEKELRSLQVLEDQKKKLDTFCDQSYKNAMTQERRRYGFVLERQCSIAKHWMAYHTTGKTVIDNNFENWQEIAASREIIPPAAYESGYGSSSNGHQNISGNMRRLERIKDGDDDQLQGHGAQLKKSRSIDAPYGDMRTLHERENISGMGGAGSSHYAQNSLPRAKSDFNLALVGTGPSSGNKHKIIEEQLAPLGDDQRGDQRPLVKALYAYMPSGENQLSFEEGDRIALVGGKAKGWQFGENLRTQHFGWFPVAYTNAESTESSTSGGRRYENMLMSYERNGGGSGSGSGAGGLRNYQQQQQDYEAQLELMESHEATYRRRRNHSAEESSPTRMFGDTIKQQKKYRAGSGANPRPGPPPTLPAPVPVPSGQQSQSSRMLNSSQSFCATNGGVPSAVERRKQKLLNGVQSHPSGKSGVAAKTSLHSSNDSGFANEPPPQPEVDYSDEEAATQRVPIRRRADTNSHTHTVPRDVASWTLNRNFRNSVDSQIDDKSLHRLSRQSGAGKMRYDLIASDDEILQASSAGLKRTKSFWKFGGGRSGEDILAGMSLWQHRDLVAAPNLEDMRDREDLERRSDEERNGTLTKSHNSNSSQEKPGRGRKDSLTSTEPYGDEDENLYGVSPQQQPQPQRSSYTPKSRMKIMKTIEIDIEEPTESERMSTMRRGQSQEQQQLQQQQHRKLDKQASAGAGSQHKSQTLSRSKPTQQQQQQQFPQSTDEGESDEHGTLKLSDVNNFFDEGKGKSHGHGHGHGLVMKTVKRQDILKQYYTSEDDEESDAELKSTSSDPYDCIVINDHLVRKDDKLRRHHQQHQQMEFHTFRSSTSTTATNTLKKGSSKEQDSTLTRNSTASSGAPTATILPRTRLLKSSSSSGNNINSSATLERNSKSLAGNKSYGPWYDFWDQEQHGITGQKSSSAKLK is encoded by the exons ATGGAGGCCGAGGAAGTTACAAAACTCGTCGATGGCGTGTACAGG AACATACTCGATCGATTCAATCCGGGAGCCAGGCAGCTGATCGCGGCGGGCAAAAGCTACCTCAAGGCGTTGCACG GTGCCGCAACCGCCTCGCGTCTATTCAATGAAGCATTGGCCAAGATTGCGATGAACGCCCAGCAGAGCGGAACGGGCGATATTG GTTCGGCTTTGATGAGCGTTGTGAATGTCAACAAGGAGATACAGGAACAGCAGATGAATATT CTAAAAGCCTTCTACGTGGATCTACTGGTGCCATTGGAAACGAATCTGGAGAAGGACACGAAGGTGGTGCAGCATGAGCAGAAGAAATTCCTGCAGCAGCACAAGGTGCGCATGGAGAGCTACCAGAAGGCCGTCTCCACCATGAAGAAACAGCGCAAGAAAAAGGCCACGCCCGAGAACACCGAAAAGGAGCTGAGG AGCTTGCAAGTGCTGGAGGACCAGAAGAAGAAGCTAGATACGTTCTGCGATCAGAGTTATAAGAAT GCCATGACACAGGAGCGGCGACGCTATGGATTCGTCTTGGAGCGCCAGTGCTCCATCGCCAAGCACTGGATGGCCTACCACACCACCGGCAAGACGGTAATTGATAATAATTTCGAAAATTGGCAAGAGATTGCCGCTTCTCGTGAGATCATTCCCCCGGCCGCGTACGAGAGCGGctacggcagcagcagcaacggccACCAGAACATCAGCGGCAACATGCGACGCCTG GAGCGTATCAAGGATGGAGACGATGACCAGCTACAAGGACACGGTGCCCAGCTGAAGAAGTCGCGCAGCATCGACGCCCCCTACGGGGATATGCGTACTCTCCACGAGCGTGAGAACATCTCCGGAATGGGCGGGGCCGGGTCCTCGCACTACGCCCAAAACTCGCTTCCGCGCGCCAAGTCCGACTTTAATTTGGCTTTGGTGGGCACTGGACCGAGCTCAG GCAACAAACACAAGATCATTGAGGAGCAGCTGGCACCTTTGGGCGATGACCAGCGCGGCGATCAGCGGCCACTGGTAAAGGCGCTCTATGCCTACATGCCCTCTGGGGAGAACCAGCTGTCCTTCGAGGAGGGCGACCGCATTGCCCTGGTGGGCGGCAAGGCCAAGGGCTGGCAGTTTGGCGAGAATCTGCGTACCCAGCACTTCGGCTGGTTCCCGGTGGCGTACACTAATGCAGAGTCTACGGAATCTTCGACCTCTGGCGGACGGCGCTACGAAAATATGTTGATGAGCTACGAGCGAAATGGTGGTGGATCGGGCTCCGGTTCTGGGGCAGGTGGCCTACGAAactaccagcagcagcagcaggactaCGAGGCCCAACTGGAGCTGATGGAGAGCCACGAGGCCACGTACCGAAGGCGACGCAACCACAGTGCCGAGGAGTCCTCGCCCACGCGAATGTTCGGTGACACCATCAAGCAGCAGAAGAAGTATCGCGCCGGCTCTGGAGCTAATCCACGTCCAGGTCCACCACCAACGCTGCCCGCCCCCGTGCCAGTGCCCAGTGGACAGCAGAGCCAGTCCTCCCGAATGCTAAACAGTTCGCAGAGTTTCTGCGCCACGAATGGAGGCGTTCCGTCGGCGGTGGAGAGACGCAAGCAGAAGCTGTTGAACGGTGTCCAG AGCCATCCTTCGGGCAAGTCCGGAGTTGCCGCGAAGACCTCGCTGCACAGCAGCAATGACAGTGGATTCGCCAACGAGCCACCGCCACAGCCGGAGGTGGACTACTCCGATGAGGAAGCAGCCACGCAGAGAGTCCCCATACG ACGACGAGCGGACACCAATTCGCACACCCACACGGTGCCTCGGGATGTGGCTTCGTGGACATTAAACCGAAATTTCCGGAACAGCGTGGATAGCCAGATCGATGACAAAAGCCTCCATCGGCTGAGCCGGCAAAGTGGAGCAGGCAAGATGCGTTACGACCTGATTGCCTCCGACGATGAGATCCTGCAGGCCTCGAGTGCCGGTTTGAAGCGCACAAAGTCCTTCTGGAAGTTTGGCGGTGGGCGCAGTGGCGAGGATATCCTGGCTGGCATGTCCTTGTGGCAGCACCGCGACTTGGTGGCGGCTCCCAATCTCGAGGACATGCGCGACCGGGAGGACTTGGAGCGGCGTTCCGATGAAGAGCGCAACGGCACTCTAACCAAGTCCCACAACTCCAACTCATCGCAGGAGAAGCCAGGAAGGGGACGAAAGGACAGCCTGACCAGCACCGAGCCCTACGGGGATGAGGATGAGAACCTGTACGGTGTGAgtccacagcagcagccacagccgcAGAGGAGCAGCTATACGCCCAAGTCGCGCATGAAGATAATGAAAACCATTGAAATAGACATCGAAGAGCCGACGGAGAGCGAGCGTATGAGCACCATGCGGCGTGGCCAAtcacaggagcagcagcagcttcagcaacagcagcatcgcAAGCTGGACAAGCAGGCCTCGGCCGGAGCAGGATCGCAGCACAAGTCGCAGACTCTGAGCCGCTCCAAGCCcacccagcagcaacagcagcagcagttcccCCAATCCACGGACGAGGGCGAGAGCGATGAGCATGGAACCCTGAAGCTAAGCGATGTTAACAACTTCTTTGATGAGGGGAAGGGTAAGAGCCATGGTCACGGTCATGGCCACGGACTGGTCATGAAGACGGTGAAGCGCCAGGACATACTCAAGCAATACTACACCAGCGAGGACGATGAGGAGTCCGATGCGGAGTTGAAGTCAACTAGCTCTGACCCGTACGACTGCATAGTGATCAACGATCATTTGGTGCGCAAGGACGACAAGCTGCGCCgtcaccaccagcagcaccagcagatGGAGTTCCACACCTTCCGCTCCTCCACGTCCACCACGGCGACCAACACGCTAAAGAAGGGCTCCTCGAAGGAGCAGGACAGCACCTTGACCCGCAATTCAACCGCCAGTTCGGGCGCCCCAACGGCCACCATTCTGCCGCGCACCCGCCTCCTCAAGTCATCCAGCTCCTCcggcaacaacatcaacagcagTGCTACACTGGAACGGAACTCAAAGAGCCTGGCGGGCAACAAGAGCTACGGCCCGTGGTATGACTTTTGGGATCAGGAGCAGCATGGAATCACAGGCCAGAAATCATCGAGTGCCAAGCTGAAGTAA